GGCTTCAGCAAACAGTCGGAAGAACCACCGGGGGCCTGCTCAGTAGAAGAGCCATCAAAGCTCCACATACCGCAATCTTCCAGTTTACCACTAAAGTCTTTTTCAATTTTTGTTTTGCTACGAAGGCTCTGTGTTGGTTGACATCCATCGAGCCAAATGTACTCAAGCTTAGCTTGCTGCCATACGAATTATATATTGGTTTTAGTTGTGAAAGGCAAATTTTAAAGATGCAATGGTACGGAAAAGCCATTTACAGCGAATAGCCGTCCAAATTTTTTGAATAATTCTCAGCTAAACCATCAGGTAACCCTTTTTTTCTCAAAAATTATTTACATGTTGTTTTTTTATTATTTGATATTGCTCCACCTCTATATTACTATCCACGTACGTAGCCACTGTAGTGGGCTACCATGTTGTAAAAGTCATTGGGATTAAATGGTTTCATCAGGTAGTCGTCCATACCCAGCACCTTAGCTTTAATAATAACCTCGGGCTCAGATGAGGCCGTAAGAGCCACCACCGGAGTAGTGGTATTAAATTCTCTGATGCGGCGGGTAGCTTCAAAACCATCCATATGTGGCATCTGCAAATCCATAAGAATGAGGTCGTAATGATTGGTCCGAGCCATTTTCACAGCTTCTATGCCATCGGCGGCATGACTGCAGCTGGCATTGCAATTGGTAAGCATTTGCTCTGCCACCATTACATTAAACTCAATGTCATCTACCACCAACACATTGATGCCGCTGAAATCGTTATGCAACTTTTTGTCGGGGTGCGGGGCATTTTGTGGTTCACCTGCTACCAAGGCCGGCAAGCTCAGCACAAATGAAAACGCTGCCCCTTTGCCGGGTGCACTTTGCAGGTCGATATGAGAATTCATGAGCTGCAAAATGCGTTTTACAATACTCAACCCAAGACCGGAGCCCCCGTACTGCCGGGTAATATTTGAATCGGCCTGTGTAAAATGATCGAATATGAGGTGTTGTTTTTCTTTGGCAATGCCAATGCCGCTGTCTTTTATGCAAAAGCGCAACTGAATATGCTCCTCGTTGCTGGAGGGCTCCACCATTACACTCAGCCACACCTGCCCTTTGTTGGTAAATTTTACCGCATTCGACATCAGGTTGTGCAGTACTTGGTTTAGCCGCACATCATCTACCAGTATATGCGCCGGCAGATTTTCATCGATGGTAAGTTTAATGATGGTTTGCTTTTCGTTGGCCTTTAAGGCATAGGCATATTTCAGGTTGTTGAGTATTACCCGCGGATCTACCATGCGTGGTGCCAGTTGAATTTTTCCTTCTTCTATTTTATTAAAGTCGAGAATATCATTTACCAAACTCAGCAGGTTTTCGGCAGCGGCATGCAGTGCGTTGATATTTCTTGCTTGCTCATGGGTAAACTGCTGTTGTTGCAACAGGTGCGACAAGCCAATGATGGCATTCAATGGTGTTTTGATTTCGTGACTCATGACGGACAAAAAATCAGACTTTACCTGTGCAGCTTTTTCGGCAAATTCTTTGCTTACTATCAACTGCTGTTCCAGGTTGCGCTGCACCTCCAATTGCTTGTTTAAATACCGCACTACATTAATGATTTCTGCTTCTGCATCATCTACATGTAAAACGGCATTTTTATCAATGCGTTGTATGGCATCTTTGAGTAAGCCCACCGATTGACGGATGATGTCGTGCTGAGATTCCAGGTGGCTCACAGCATCCTGGTACTCTTTTTCACTCACGGCATAGGCATGTTCCGACAGTAGTTTGTCTCGTTCAAACCACTGATAGGTTTCATTTACTACTTTTAAAAATGCCGACAGATTTTCTTCATTTACACCTGTAGAAAAATACCTGTCTATCTGCTTGTTAAGCGTTGGTACGAAATCGGATTGCTGAAGTTTGGTAGTCATACTAATGGTTTGAAGTGCTGTGCTCACACAGTGTTGTAATCGTCATTGTTTGGTTTTGCAAACCACAGGATCCAGGGGTATTTTGAAATGGCGATATTTCGCCATACGAATAAAAGCCAGTGATAAATGTTTGATGGCCCAGTATTTTTCTGGCAGCATGCAATTCTTCGTAGGTGCGTTTGTGTAAAATCATTTTTCTACCTACACAGCTTACAAGAATAGCCAACGTATTGTCTTCTTTATTGCTGACGGCTACTGATGCAGCAGCTGATTCCGATGCTTC
The Phnomibacter ginsenosidimutans genome window above contains:
- a CDS encoding response regulator codes for the protein MTTKLQQSDFVPTLNKQIDRYFSTGVNEENLSAFLKVVNETYQWFERDKLLSEHAYAVSEKEYQDAVSHLESQHDIIRQSVGLLKDAIQRIDKNAVLHVDDAEAEIINVVRYLNKQLEVQRNLEQQLIVSKEFAEKAAQVKSDFLSVMSHEIKTPLNAIIGLSHLLQQQQFTHEQARNINALHAAAENLLSLVNDILDFNKIEEGKIQLAPRMVDPRVILNNLKYAYALKANEKQTIIKLTIDENLPAHILVDDVRLNQVLHNLMSNAVKFTNKGQVWLSVMVEPSSNEEHIQLRFCIKDSGIGIAKEKQHLIFDHFTQADSNITRQYGGSGLGLSIVKRILQLMNSHIDLQSAPGKGAAFSFVLSLPALVAGEPQNAPHPDKKLHNDFSGINVLVVDDIEFNVMVAEQMLTNCNASCSHAADGIEAVKMARTNHYDLILMDLQMPHMDGFEATRRIREFNTTTPVVALTASSEPEVIIKAKVLGMDDYLMKPFNPNDFYNMVAHYSGYVRG